In Pseudomonas sp. PDNC002, the DNA window CCCACGCAGGCCATGCACGCGCAACTGCGGATCGACCACCGCCTCGGGATCGTTGGCCAGCCCCATCTTGCACGTACCGCTGGCATGGTAGCCGGTCTCGGTAACGCGCCGCGCCCAGGCGTCCAGCTCGGCGTCGCTGTGGGCCAGCGGGCCGGGCGTCAGCTCTTCGCCCGCCAGCCCGCGCATCGACGGCTGGCGCATCAGCTCGCGCACCAGGCGTGCGCCGGCGCGCATGTCGGCACGGTCCTGCTCGGTCTGCAGGTAGTTGAAGAGGATGCGCGGTGCCTGCCGGGGCTCGGCGCTGCGCAGGGTGACGCTGCCCAGGCTGGTGGGCCGCATCAGGTCAATGTGTACTTGGAAAGCGTGGTCCGGCACCGGCGCCACGCTGCCCGGCTGTACCGCCAGCGGCATGAAGGTGAGTTGCAGATCAGGGTGTTCGACGCCCGCACGGGAGCGGATGAAGGCGCCGGCCTCGAAATGGTTGCTCGCCGCCAGCCCGTCGTGGGTGGCGAACCAGCGTGCGCCGATCCACCATTTGCCCGGCGCGCGGGTCCAGGGGTAGATCGATACCGGTGCCTTGCAGATGAATTGCACGACGCTGTCGGGGTGATCGTTCAGGCGTCGACCCACGCCCGGAAGGTCATGCTTCACCGCGATGCCCAGCTGGTGCAGTTCGTCCGCCGGGCCGATGCCCGAGAGCAATAGCAGATGCGGCGAATTGATCGCCCCCGCCGTCAGCAATACTTCGCGGCTTGCAGGGGCGGTCAGTGCCTGGCCGTTCTGCGCGTACTCCACGCCCACCGCACGATCACCCTCGAACAGAATGCGCAACGCCAGCGCGCCCGTGGCGACGGTGACGTTGCCGCGCCCCAGCGCCTCTCCCAGGTAGCCGCGCGACGTGCTCCAGCGCTTGCCCTGCCGCGTAGTGCGATCAACCCGTCCGAAGCCCTCCTGGCGATGGCCGT includes these proteins:
- a CDS encoding choline dehydrogenase, translated to MDYDYVIVGAGSAGCVLANRLGADPAVRILLLEAGPADKSWTIDMPSAVGIVAGGTRYNWSYCSEPEPYLDGRRIATPRGRTLGGSSSINGMVYIRGHARDYDGWAAQGCEGWDYQRVLPYFIRSENHASGADDYHGAAGHLHVTPGDIDKPLCAAFVAAGEEAGYGRSSDLNGHRQEGFGRVDRTTRQGKRWSTSRGYLGEALGRGNVTVATGALALRILFEGDRAVGVEYAQNGQALTAPASREVLLTAGAINSPHLLLLSGIGPADELHQLGIAVKHDLPGVGRRLNDHPDSVVQFICKAPVSIYPWTRAPGKWWIGARWFATHDGLAASNHFEAGAFIRSRAGVEHPDLQLTFMPLAVQPGSVAPVPDHAFQVHIDLMRPTSLGSVTLRSAEPRQAPRILFNYLQTEQDRADMRAGARLVRELMRQPSMRGLAGEELTPGPLAHSDAELDAWARRVTETGYHASGTCKMGLANDPEAVVDPQLRVHGLRGLRVVDASIMPSIVSGNTNAPTVMIAEKASDMIRGLPPLPAANVPVWLHPQWQHQQR